One stretch of Campylobacter sp. CCS1377 DNA includes these proteins:
- a CDS encoding flagellar modification protein B — MGEILCTICARGGSKGVKNKNIRKINNLEMIAYSIIQAKNSKLFKHIVISTDSDEIAEVARKYGGEVFFKREAHLASDSAAKVPVMRDALLRSEEYFKCKFDTLIDLDASAPLRSSADIKNAYNQFCKNNNDNLITAVPARRNPYFNLIEVQNEKVIKSKQGNFTTRQSAPKCYDMNASIYIFKRDFLLKNDGIFGEKTGLFVMDESTAFDIDSELDFKIVEFLIKEKNLEPKDF, encoded by the coding sequence ATGGGTGAAATTTTATGCACGATTTGTGCAAGAGGCGGAAGTAAGGGCGTTAAAAACAAAAATATACGCAAAATCAATAATCTTGAAATGATAGCTTATAGTATTATCCAAGCTAAAAATTCAAAGCTTTTTAAACATATCGTTATCAGCACCGATAGTGATGAAATCGCCGAAGTTGCAAGGAAATATGGCGGAGAAGTTTTTTTTAAAAGAGAAGCACACTTAGCAAGTGATAGCGCGGCAAAAGTGCCTGTAATGCGTGATGCATTGCTAAGAAGTGAAGAGTATTTTAAATGCAAATTTGACACTCTAATCGATCTTGACGCATCCGCTCCGCTTAGATCAAGTGCTGATATAAAAAATGCTTATAATCAGTTTTGTAAAAATAACAATGATAATCTAATCACCGCCGTTCCTGCTAGACGCAATCCTTATTTTAATTTAATTGAAGTGCAAAATGAAAAAGTTATAAAATCTAAGCAAGGAAATTTCACCACACGCCAAAGTGCGCCAAAGTGCTACGATATGAATGCGAGTATTTATATCTTTAAAAGAGATTTTTTGCTTAAAAATGATGGCATTTTTGGAGAAAAAACAGGACTTTTTGTAATGGATGAAAGCACGGCTTTTGATATAGATAGTGAGCTTGATTTTAAAATAGTTGAGTTTTTAATTAAAGAAAAAAATTTAGAGCCAAAGGATTTTTAA
- a CDS encoding oxidoreductase encodes MLENKIIFVAGACGRIGKALCKKILQSGGAPILADINENNLKNLANELENEFKKELLSLKLDITSKESLNSCIDEAFKKYTKIDAFVNSSYPVGKDWGKIAYYEASFEQICESLNLHLGGFILASQEFVKFFKKQGYGNIINLSSIMGVFAPKFENYENTTMQSSLEYSVIKAGINHLGVWLAKELFNTNIRVNTLASGGILDNQPANFLEKYRKCCASKGMLEAADICGTLIFLLSDESKFITGQTIVVADGWGL; translated from the coding sequence ATGCTAGAAAATAAAATCATATTTGTAGCAGGAGCTTGTGGGCGTATAGGAAAAGCTCTTTGTAAAAAGATACTTCAAAGTGGCGGTGCGCCAATTTTAGCTGATATCAATGAAAATAATTTAAAAAATTTAGCTAATGAACTTGAAAATGAATTCAAAAAAGAACTTTTAAGTCTTAAACTCGACATCACTTCTAAAGAAAGCTTAAATTCATGCATTGATGAAGCTTTTAAAAAATACACCAAAATTGATGCTTTTGTAAATTCTAGCTATCCTGTGGGAAAGGATTGGGGTAAAATAGCTTATTATGAAGCTAGTTTTGAGCAAATTTGCGAAAGTTTAAATTTGCATTTAGGCGGTTTTATCTTAGCTTCACAAGAATTTGTGAAATTTTTTAAAAAGCAAGGTTATGGAAATATCATCAATCTTAGCTCCATTATGGGAGTTTTTGCACCTAAATTTGAAAATTATGAAAACACCACTATGCAAAGCTCTTTAGAATACAGCGTGATAAAAGCAGGGATTAATCATCTTGGCGTTTGGCTTGCAAAAGAATTATTTAATACAAATATCAGAGTAAATACTTTAGCAAGCGGTGGAATTTTAGACAATCAACCTGCGAATTTTTTAGAAAAATACCGCAAATGTTGTGCGAGCAAAGGAATGCTAGAAGCAGCAGATATTTGTGGAACTTTAATATTTTTACTTAGTGATGAGAGTAAATTTATCACAGGGCAAACTATAGTCGTTGCTGATGGCTGGGGGCTTTGA
- a CDS encoding gfo/Idh/MocA family oxidoreductase codes for MKALIIGFGSIGKKHFLALNELGFLVDIVSKSYKFSIYEGKNFTLFKDLNEVNLKEYDLFIIANITTDHFKTLEILDKNIKEKTILVEKPLFEKDINFFPSKNNKIYIAYLLRFNPLIKDLKNLIDINEIYFAKFVCNSYLPNWRKIDYRQNYSAKKELGGGVMLDLSHEIDLAFYFFKDLNLEFGQNLKISELEINSDDFTFLALNSKKAKIHIELDYFSKLNQRKILFHSKEKTIETDLIHNKLNIYDKFNNIKSKTYESNTFKTLQNMYKAILKDDENLCTLEEARKILKLCDEARNG; via the coding sequence ATGAAAGCTTTAATTATAGGCTTTGGAAGCATTGGAAAAAAGCATTTTTTAGCCTTAAATGAACTAGGATTTTTAGTAGATATTGTGTCAAAAAGCTATAAATTTAGTATTTATGAAGGAAAAAATTTCACGCTTTTTAAAGACTTAAACGAAGTAAATTTAAAAGAATATGATTTATTTATCATTGCAAATATCACCACAGATCATTTTAAAACGCTTGAAATTTTGGATAAAAATATAAAAGAAAAAACCATACTCGTGGAAAAACCTTTATTTGAAAAAGATATTAACTTTTTTCCTAGCAAAAACAATAAAATTTACATTGCTTATCTTTTGAGATTTAATCCTTTGATTAAAGATTTAAAAAACTTAATAGATATAAATGAAATTTATTTTGCTAAATTTGTTTGTAATTCTTATTTGCCAAATTGGCGAAAAATCGATTACAGACAAAATTATAGTGCCAAAAAAGAGCTTGGCGGTGGGGTAATGCTTGATTTATCTCATGAAATTGACTTGGCTTTTTATTTTTTTAAAGATTTAAATTTAGAATTTGGACAAAATTTAAAAATTTCAGAGCTTGAAATAAATAGTGATGATTTTACTTTTTTAGCCCTAAATTCAAAAAAAGCTAAAATTCACATCGAGCTTGATTATTTTTCAAAATTAAATCAAAGAAAAATTCTTTTTCATAGCAAAGAAAAAACCATAGAAACCGATTTAATTCATAATAAATTAAATATTTATGATAAATTTAATAATATTAAAAGTAAAACTTATGAAAGCAATACTTTTAAAACCTTGCAAAATATGTATAAAGCAATTTTAAAAGATGATGAGAATTTATGCACCTTAGAAGAAGCAAGAAAGATTTTAAAACTATGCGATGAGGCAAGAAATGGGTGA